In Microbacterium laevaniformans, a single window of DNA contains:
- a CDS encoding WXG100 family type VII secretion target, with translation MANLNVTYDQMNSAASRLRDGQNELEANLQRLRQLVAQLVQDGFTTSRASGAFDASYTEFTTGATKTVQGIEGMASFLEKAAQALQSTDEQLASQLGQ, from the coding sequence ATGGCCAATCTGAATGTCACCTACGACCAGATGAACTCGGCCGCCTCGCGCCTGCGTGACGGACAGAACGAGCTCGAGGCGAACCTGCAGCGCCTGCGTCAGCTCGTCGCTCAGCTCGTCCAGGACGGCTTCACCACGAGCCGCGCCTCGGGCGCCTTCGACGCCTCCTACACCGAGTTCACGACCGGTGCGACCAAGACGGTCCAGGGCATCGAGGGCATGGCCTCGTTCCTCGAGAAGGCCGCTCAGGCCCTGCAGTCCACCGACGAGCAGCTCGCCAGCCAGCTCGGTCAGTGA